CCTAGAAATTTGGATCACCGGCGGCAGTAACCCAGAGTACGCAGAATGGGTATTTTCCGAAGCCGGTGTGAATTTATCGCGGCTACACTTAGACGACCGCGCCACCGACACCGTAACCAATTTCACAACCCTGGTAGACGACTTGCAAGCCAGAGGAATTGAGAGCGTTTATCTAGTAACCTCCGACTATCATATAAGACGAGCCAGCGTCATCGGAGAGATAATTTTAGGCAGTCGGGGAATAACATTTAAACCCATGCCGGTGCCCTCCCATGAAAACCCCGAACCCTTAGAAAAATCAATTAGAGATGGTGCAAGAGCTATTTTGTGGGTAACAACCGGCCATACAGGATCAAGTTTGAGCCGGTATTTTCCTAACTGGTAATCAGTAAGTTGGGTTTCGCTTTGCTCAACCCAACCTACTATTTAAGCGGCCAACTCTTGAATCAAAACATAAGGCTGAACAATTAAAGTATTAAAACGTTTTTGTTGATTGCTATTCCAATCTGTTAACTGTTCCTGAGAAGGCTTATAAATCAGCGATTCACTAATCCAATGCTGCACCGACGCCACATTATCCCCAGCAATAGCGACGCCAACATCAACTAAATCTAAATTTCCAGTTACCACCACAATTGCTTCTCGTCTGGCGTGAGGAATCAACCATTCCCACTCCGACTCATCCAACATTTCTGTCAATTCGGCGCGAAGATCCTGCATTATTTTTCCCTGCAAATCCTAAAGGTTTCAATATAACATCACCGGCCTAAATCGTGCATTCCATTAATCACATCCGCGCATTTTTTAGTAATTGCTTCCAACTCATCGCGGTTTGTCGAAGCCGGCGCCGGAATTAACTCTCCTACACGAACAGTAACCGGCACAGAACGAGGCACCGCAGAACCTTTAACCAAA
This genomic window from Ancylothrix sp. D3o contains:
- a CDS encoding YdcF family protein is translated as MVDRSYHPTRERTRRYKAKKRRVSRSWRSTVLLFWLVFFSLAGWIGYRQIKTFFSQPQALLVLGGATEREKFAAQLAREYPNLEIWITGGSNPEYAEWVFSEAGVNLSRLHLDDRATDTVTNFTTLVDDLQARGIESVYLVTSDYHIRRASVIGEIILGSRGITFKPMPVPSHENPEPLEKSIRDGARAILWVTTGHTGSSLSRYFPNW
- a CDS encoding DUF2288 domain-containing protein — protein: MQDLRAELTEMLDESEWEWLIPHARREAIVVVTGNLDLVDVGVAIAGDNVASVQHWISESLIYKPSQEQLTDWNSNQQKRFNTLIVQPYVLIQELAA